One genomic region from Ornithinimicrobium flavum encodes:
- a CDS encoding ABC transporter ATP-binding protein: MTTTTENYDGPTFSGSGTPTEGEEVVLAFSDVDVRFRTEFGSVHAVKGVDLRVRPGEVVALVGESGSGKSVTSMTAMRLLPSNATIGGLVDVAGKEVGRLPEASMRRLRGNDIAMVFQEPMTALNPVLTIATQMMESMELHGVARGQAAWDRAVELLTMVGIPEPERQMKKYPHELSGGQRQRVVIAIAISCDPKVIIADEPTTALDVTVQADILDLLRSLKDKLNTGILLITHNMGVVADMADRVAVMFKGEIVERGTVEEVLLRPQHDYTRMLLDSVPRMGHGRGQMGIHVKEDVAADAPLAIDLKNLVIEYQRLGKPPFRAVDDVSFQVRQGEIVGLVGESGSGKSTIGRCALGLIPAAGGEFRLLGQDMTSMSRAEKKALRKRIGVIFQDPAASLNPRLPIGDCIAEPMVVHKVGDRKARENKVYELLDAVELPREVYNRYPHEVSGGQRQRISVARALVLDPELLVADEPTSALDVSVQARVLRIFADLQEQFGFACLFISHDLAVIDLLAHQVVVLQNGKVVEAGPRAQIMEDPREEYTQRLIAAAPVPDPIEQARRRRERHELLREQGEEVVELHTDAGAFHSAYTAHDEVSPEEAGEPDTDRR; the protein is encoded by the coding sequence ATGACGACCACGACCGAGAACTACGACGGCCCCACCTTCTCCGGGTCCGGGACCCCCACCGAGGGGGAGGAGGTCGTCCTCGCCTTCAGCGACGTCGACGTCCGGTTCCGGACCGAGTTCGGCAGCGTCCACGCGGTCAAGGGCGTGGACCTGCGGGTGCGACCGGGGGAGGTCGTCGCCCTCGTGGGCGAGTCCGGGTCGGGCAAGTCGGTCACCTCGATGACCGCGATGCGGCTGCTGCCGAGCAACGCCACCATCGGTGGCCTGGTGGACGTGGCCGGGAAGGAGGTGGGCCGGCTTCCCGAGGCGAGCATGCGTCGACTGCGCGGCAACGACATCGCCATGGTCTTCCAGGAGCCGATGACCGCGCTCAACCCGGTGCTGACCATCGCCACCCAGATGATGGAGTCCATGGAGCTGCACGGCGTCGCCCGCGGCCAGGCCGCCTGGGACCGGGCCGTCGAGCTGCTCACCATGGTCGGCATCCCCGAGCCCGAGCGGCAGATGAAGAAGTACCCGCACGAGCTGTCCGGCGGTCAGCGTCAGCGTGTGGTCATCGCCATCGCCATCAGCTGCGACCCCAAGGTCATCATCGCCGACGAGCCGACCACAGCCCTGGACGTCACGGTCCAGGCCGACATCCTGGACCTGCTGCGCTCCCTCAAGGACAAGCTCAACACGGGCATCCTGCTCATCACCCACAACATGGGTGTCGTCGCCGACATGGCGGACCGTGTGGCCGTGATGTTCAAGGGTGAGATCGTCGAGCGCGGCACCGTGGAGGAGGTCCTGCTCCGACCCCAGCACGACTACACCCGGATGCTCCTCGACTCGGTGCCGCGCATGGGTCACGGCCGGGGTCAGATGGGCATACACGTCAAGGAGGACGTCGCCGCGGACGCCCCCCTGGCCATCGACCTGAAGAACCTCGTCATCGAGTACCAACGCCTGGGCAAGCCGCCGTTCCGGGCGGTCGACGACGTGAGCTTCCAGGTGCGGCAGGGCGAGATCGTCGGCCTGGTCGGGGAATCCGGCTCGGGCAAGTCGACCATCGGGCGCTGCGCCCTCGGGCTCATCCCGGCCGCCGGCGGCGAGTTCCGGCTCCTGGGCCAGGACATGACCTCGATGTCGCGGGCCGAGAAGAAGGCGCTGCGCAAGCGCATCGGCGTCATCTTCCAGGACCCGGCGGCCTCGCTCAACCCCCGCCTGCCGATCGGCGACTGCATCGCCGAGCCGATGGTGGTGCACAAGGTCGGTGACCGCAAGGCCCGGGAGAACAAGGTCTACGAGCTGCTGGACGCCGTCGAACTGCCCCGCGAGGTCTACAACCGCTACCCCCACGAGGTCTCCGGCGGCCAGCGTCAGCGCATCTCCGTCGCCCGGGCGCTGGTCCTGGACCCCGAGCTGCTGGTCGCCGACGAGCCCACCTCCGCGCTGGACGTCTCCGTGCAGGCCCGTGTCCTGCGCATCTTCGCGGACCTGCAGGAGCAGTTCGGCTTCGCCTGCCTCTTCATCTCCCACGACCTGGCCGTCATCGACCTGCTCGCCCACCAGGTGGTCGTGCTGCAGAACGGCAAGGTCGTCGAGGCCGGACCGCGGGCCCAGATCATGGAGGACCCCCGGGAGGAGTACACCCAGCGTCTCATCGCCGCCGCGCCCGTCCCCGACCCGATCGAGCAGGCCCGGCGCCGCCGCGAGCGCCACGAGCTGCTGCGCGAGCAGGGCGAGGAGGTCGTGGAGCTGCACACCGACGCGGGTGCCTTCCACAGCGCCTACACCGCGCACGACGAGGTCTCACCCGAGGAGGCCGGGGAGCCGGACACCGACCGGCGCTGA
- a CDS encoding ABC transporter permease yields the protein MTDQNRPDGERPEDLGSPRDLQQKYSVEKQIDLSQKSYSQGQLVRRRFFRHKGAMISLAALVFITVMAFTSIGYGIIPGWWDKNFTQMNPQVDGGRPTLRLWPFQVGEHPFGQDTIGKDYFALTMRGTQRSLVVAFTVGILSTIIGTLIGAIAGFYRGWVEAILMRVTDLFIVIPALVLAAVLGQMSGGGIWSLALLLSVIGWTGLARLVRGEVLSLREREFVTAAEAIGTNSGRIIFKHILPNTIGTIIVSATLAIAATILTESALSFLGWGVKAPDTSLGLLISTYQNAFLTRPWLFWWPGMMILAIALAVNFLGDGLRDAFDPRQNRTAD from the coding sequence ATGACCGACCAGAACCGCCCCGACGGCGAGCGCCCCGAGGACCTCGGGTCGCCCCGGGACCTGCAGCAGAAGTACTCCGTCGAGAAGCAGATCGACCTCTCGCAGAAGTCCTACTCCCAGGGCCAGCTTGTCCGCCGCCGGTTCTTCCGGCACAAGGGGGCCATGATCTCCCTGGCGGCGCTGGTCTTCATCACCGTCATGGCCTTCACCTCCATCGGCTACGGCATCATCCCCGGTTGGTGGGACAAGAACTTCACCCAGATGAACCCCCAGGTCGACGGTGGCCGACCCACGCTGCGGCTGTGGCCCTTCCAGGTGGGCGAGCACCCGTTCGGCCAGGACACCATCGGCAAGGACTACTTCGCGCTCACCATGCGGGGCACGCAGCGCTCCCTCGTGGTGGCCTTCACCGTCGGCATCCTCTCCACGATCATCGGCACCCTCATCGGCGCCATCGCCGGGTTCTACCGCGGCTGGGTCGAGGCGATCCTCATGCGGGTCACCGACCTGTTCATCGTCATCCCGGCCCTGGTCCTGGCCGCAGTCCTCGGGCAGATGTCCGGCGGTGGCATCTGGTCGCTGGCGCTGCTGCTGAGCGTGATCGGGTGGACCGGCCTGGCACGCCTGGTCCGGGGCGAGGTGCTCTCCCTGCGGGAGCGGGAGTTCGTCACCGCCGCGGAGGCGATCGGCACCAACTCCGGCCGGATCATCTTCAAGCACATCCTGCCCAACACGATCGGGACCATCATCGTCAGCGCGACGCTGGCGATCGCCGCGACCATCCTCACCGAGTCGGCGCTGTCCTTCCTGGGCTGGGGCGTCAAGGCCCCCGACACCTCCCTGGGGCTGCTGATCTCGACCTATCAGAACGCCTTCCTCACCCGTCCCTGGCTCTTCTGGTGGCCCGGCATGATGATCCTCGCCATCGCCCTGGCCGTGAACTTCCTGGGCGACGGCCTCCGGGACGCCTTCGACCCCCGTCAGAACAGGACTGCTGACTGA